CTATCACGTCCGAATTACTAAATCTTCGTTCCAATTTGAGGTCAGGTCTACTCTCTGTCTCACTTGTATTGGTTGCGTAACTGGTCGATTGTTGATTTTCGATGCATTGTAGATTAGGttttttgaaacttcaaatCATGTGTCAGATATTTAACTTTGTAGATAATTTATTGAGCCCTTGGCTTGATGCGAAAATGAGACTCAAATATAAACTGCTCGATTTTGGTACTCTCTAAATATGCTTCGAGTTTTCTATGTATATATCTCATATGCCAGATCAATTTGGTGGTTTCTCAGTGTGGGGAGAATGAGAATAGTGGGTCTAACGGGAGGCATAGCGTCTGGGAAGAGTACAGTCTCCAACCTCTTCAAGGCTAATGGCATTCCTGTTGTTGATGCTGATGTCATTGCTCGagtaatctctctctctcttgcatTTCTATCTTTTAGTCTTTTAACTTTCTTGGAACTACTGTACGACCATTTAGAGAGCGTGTGTAATTGTGTTGTTTTTGTAGAATGTACTGAAGAAAGGAAGCGGTGGATGGAAGAGAGTAGTTGCAGCTTTTGGGGAGGATATTCTTCTTCCTAGTAGAGAAGTGGATCGGCCAAAGCTTGGTCAGATGGTCTTCTCTTCCGATTCCAAGCGCCAACTTCTAAACAAGTAAGAAACTGAGCGTTTccccctttcttttttttatttgttttattaggaTGGGGTTTTGAAATCCAGTGTTGTGTCTTTCTTCTCTCTGTTAGGTTGATGGCTCCGTACATATCCTCTGGTATCTTTTGGGAGATCCTGAAAGAATGGGCAAAAGGAGCTAAAGTGGTAGTTGTCGATATCCCATTGCTGTTCGAAGCTAAGATGGATAAATGGACTAAACCCATTGTTGTTGTGTGGGTTAGTCAAGATACACAGCTCAATAGACTGATGGAAAGAGATGGACTGAGTGAGGAAGATGCAAGAAACAGAGTGATGGCTCAGATGTCTTTGGATTTGAAAAGAGGCAAAGCTGATATTGTGATTGATAATAATGGCGGTCTCGACGAGCTCCACCAACAGTTTGACAAGGTTTTGTCTGAGATCAGAAGACCATTGACATGGATTGAGTTTTGGCGTTCAAGGCAAGGCGCCTTCTCGATCCTTGGCTTGGTGACTTCTGGACTATTTGTTTGCAAACAACTCAATTAGCTctttatcattttgttttttttttcctttctctatGGCGCAAAGTTAAACCACTTTTGTTTCTTACTTATAATCATTACAACTTTGATTTATTTCTCTTCCACCACAACTAACAACACTAGCTTACCTAATCACCAGTTTTATTTCAATCTCCTATTCAAGCTGAGATTGTTTAAAGAAACAAAGACGATTAGTCATATGAGGCAATGAACGGAATGACCATCGACATGAAAGCATCGTAAGAGAGAGTTGCGTATCCTGTGTAACCGGGGTCCTTCTCTTTGAACTTCTCAGTCAAACTCtgataaaatttacaaaaaaaaaaaaacatgtgtcAAACGATTACAAGCGGCTAGATTAACGGAAATACTTGGGAGCTTTAATAGATCATAGTTCCTACCTTCACAATCATCCCACATCTGCAAATCCAGCAGACAATGATTGTTAATAATCCCAATAAAGAAGCACAGAATCGATGAAAGACATAGAGAAAGAAACTTACTCGAGGAATCTGTCAAAACAGAGGTCGACAGTGTTGCCAGTCCCATCATCAAGCTGAGACAAGATAATAAGCTGGAGAACAGAGGATGGAAGCATGTAACCGAGATGATAGAAAGCGTCTCTGAGCTCTAAAGGATTCATCTTTCCACTCCTATCACTATCGTACCTGTCAAACATGGCCTACAAAACCCCACAATAACAGAGTATCACAACATCTTGAGGCATAGAAATGAGCCTACAAGAGTCTTAATTCACTTACACGCCATTGAGCAAGGCAATTCCACAACTCAGCATACTCCTTAGGACCTGCACAAAGGTAGAAGAAACATGAGATTGATCAGACAACAATCTAAGCTCGGTTCTTGTTTTAAAACCAGTTTCTTCCAAATCAGACAAGAATCAAGAGAACAAAATCAGTTTTACCAAGCCGTAGCAGAGATTCTGCAGGGCTCTTGTAGATGAACAAGAGGAACCTTATCGTTCTGTTACTGATTCCTTCGTATCCAGAAAACGACAACGCATGCCGGAGCTCCGACTCATCGAGGAATCCGCTCCGGTTTCCGCCTGCAGACTCGAAGCTCCTCACGATGTCCGGATGCGTTTCCGGTGAAAACATTCCGGAAGATCCGAGTTGGTTCGTTGGTCGACCGTATGGATACGCGTAAGTGTATCTAGCTTCCTCGTCAAGCTGCTGGCCGAACGATTCTGGAAGCTCCGGTGCTGACGGTGCGTACGCCATTGATGATACGATAAAGATTCTTGGATTCAGAAAAGTTTTGGTTATTGCTTTTGTTTCAAATGTTTAGAGGTTACAGAGGACTGATTCTGATAAGATTATGATTCCACCTCCGATTTCCATTGATTTTTAAAGTGTTCGCATGTTCGATAGAATTTATTATTATTCGATTGGACGGTGAGGATTTATTCAATTAATTCAACGGTAAGATTGAGGGCATGCTCATAAGTCAttaactctcttcttcttttttttcctggTCAATCCATTTTGGAGTACGTGTAAGAAAACGTACAAAGAGGACAGAACCAGGGATATATTGTACAATTTTTCTAATCAACTCCAAGTGATTACATATCCCTGACTTTGTTCCCGAGCTACCCTGGGTAAAGTTATCACTTACCAGCATAAGCTACATTGTATTGGAAGTTAGAACATATCTAAAAGATAATTTATCAGCTAATGCAaggatattattattatagaaaacatatctttgataatatatcttTGATAATAGATTAATAATAGTAGCGCAACTTCAGTACTCCATTCATCATTTTGTAGAAAACATTTACCGTTAAATGGTACGACGCTGAGCCATACAgttttgaca
The window above is part of the Brassica napus cultivar Da-Ae chromosome C3, Da-Ae, whole genome shotgun sequence genome. Proteins encoded here:
- the LOC106401908 gene encoding dephospho-CoA kinase codes for the protein MRIVGLTGGIASGKSTVSNLFKANGIPVVDADVIARNVLKKGSGGWKRVVAAFGEDILLPSREVDRPKLGQMVFSSDSKRQLLNKLMAPYISSGIFWEILKEWAKGAKVVVVDIPLLFEAKMDKWTKPIVVVWVSQDTQLNRLMERDGLSEEDARNRVMAQMSLDLKRGKADIVIDNNGGLDELHQQFDKVLSEIRRPLTWIEFWRSRQGAFSILGLVTSGLFVCKQLN
- the LOC106401909 gene encoding probable calcium-binding protein CML48; the encoded protein is MAYAPSAPELPESFGQQLDEEARYTYAYPYGRPTNQLGSSGMFSPETHPDIVRSFESAGGNRSGFLDESELRHALSFSGYEGISNRTIRFLLFIYKSPAESLLRLGPKEYAELWNCLAQWRAMFDRYDSDRSGKMNPLELRDAFYHLGYMLPSSVLQLIILSQLDDGTGNTVDLCFDRFLECGMIVKSLTEKFKEKDPGYTGYATLSYDAFMSMVIPFIASYD